The Sus scrofa isolate TJ Tabasco breed Duroc chromosome X, Sscrofa11.1, whole genome shotgun sequence genome has a segment encoding these proteins:
- the MID1IP1 gene encoding mid1-interacting protein 1 isoform X1 yields MMQICDTYNQKHSLFNAMNRFIGAVNNMDQTVMVPSLLRDVPLAEPGLDNDVGVEVGGSGGCLEERTPPAPGPGSANGSFFAPSRDMYSHYVLLKSIRHDIEWGVLHQPQPTGSEEGSAWKSKDILVDLSHLEGADAGEEDLEQQFHYHLRGLHTVLSKLTRKANILTNRYKQEIGFSNWGH; encoded by the coding sequence ATGATGCAAATTTGCGACACCTACAACCAGAAGCACTCTCTCTTTAACGCCATGAATCGCTTCATCGGCGCCGTGAACAACATGGACCAGACGGTGATGGTGCCCAGCCTGCTGCGCGACGTGCCCCTGGCCGAGCCCGGGCTGGACAACGACGTCGGCGTGGAGGTAGGCGGCAGTGGCGGCTGCCTGGAGGAGCGCacgcccccggcccccggcccggGCAGCGCCAACGGCAGCTTTTTCGCGCCCTCCCGGGACATGTATAGCCACTACGTGCTGCTCAAGTCCATCCGCCACGACATCGAGTGGGGAGTCCTGCACCAGCCGCAGCCAACGGGGAGCGAGGAGGGGAGCGCCTGGAAGTCCAAGGACATCCtggtggatctgagccacctggAGGGCGCGGACGCCGGCGAGGAGGACCTAGAACAGCAGTTCCACTACCACCTGCGCGGGCTGCACACCGTGCTCTCCAAACTCACGCGCAAGGCcaacatcctcaccaacagataCAAGCAGGAAATCGGCTTCAGCAATTGGGGGCACTGA